From one Parafrankia discariae genomic stretch:
- a CDS encoding MarR family transcriptional regulator encodes MADEETPGVDPDAARVLEILRKHEGPATASEMRMAAGMTVPQLRPVLDRLVDAGLVVSSQRDGARGRPWQWALVPGPDDAVSDPPPAPVDDAVPVDDAVPVMTGSAGTGDTPADLVAAPDPVTTESAASDPAQDPPTGAADPGPAASPGDALEDTALMVPTPGPAEDDSAPDPATADLPAAELVETETDPGPVADLLDTDPPVPDPPTDQDRPSDTSAPLDAAPALTASEPAQDPVSEEDPAPPNAPADGTRPSESAGTPVHAGEPTGNAAAPDGQGTQAPPAGTPSTPGAAGDGAGTAGCAAWTCPAPRCPIRAGGPPSTGGPRPARRRAPAKAPRPVGERAVNSDGQPRMRSGGLAAMVRDVLAAHADVPLSVTEISREIPGRSSGAINASCEAMTGRGEASLVEGRPKRYRITPAGRALATTAAAATGS; translated from the coding sequence ATGGCCGATGAGGAAACACCCGGCGTCGATCCGGACGCCGCGCGTGTCCTGGAAATCCTGCGCAAGCATGAGGGTCCCGCGACCGCGTCGGAGATGCGGATGGCGGCCGGGATGACGGTGCCGCAGTTGCGGCCGGTGTTGGACCGGCTGGTGGACGCCGGGCTGGTCGTGTCGTCCCAGCGCGACGGTGCCCGGGGGCGGCCCTGGCAGTGGGCCCTGGTCCCCGGCCCGGACGACGCCGTATCCGACCCACCGCCCGCACCGGTCGACGACGCCGTGCCGGTCGACGACGCCGTGCCGGTGATGACCGGGTCCGCCGGAACCGGGGACACCCCGGCCGACCTGGTGGCCGCGCCGGACCCCGTCACCACCGAGAGCGCCGCGTCCGACCCGGCGCAGGACCCACCCACCGGCGCCGCCGACCCGGGGCCGGCCGCGAGCCCGGGAGACGCCCTCGAGGACACGGCTCTCATGGTGCCGACACCTGGGCCGGCCGAGGACGACTCCGCCCCGGACCCCGCCACCGCCGACCTGCCCGCGGCGGAACTGGTCGAGACTGAGACGGACCCCGGCCCGGTGGCGGACCTCCTCGACACCGACCCGCCGGTACCGGACCCGCCGACCGACCAGGACCGGCCGTCCGACACCTCCGCGCCGCTCGACGCCGCGCCGGCTCTCACCGCGAGCGAACCCGCGCAGGACCCGGTGTCCGAGGAGGACCCCGCCCCGCCGAACGCACCGGCCGACGGCACGAGGCCCAGCGAGAGCGCCGGCACCCCGGTGCACGCTGGCGAGCCGACCGGGAACGCGGCGGCGCCGGATGGCCAGGGCACCCAGGCCCCGCCCGCCGGCACCCCCAGCACTCCCGGCGCCGCCGGGGACGGGGCGGGCACGGCGGGTTGCGCGGCGTGGACCTGCCCGGCACCGCGATGCCCGATCCGGGCCGGCGGGCCGCCGTCCACCGGCGGGCCCCGCCCGGCGCGGCGGCGTGCCCCGGCGAAGGCACCACGGCCGGTCGGGGAGCGGGCGGTGAACAGCGACGGGCAGCCCCGGATGCGCTCCGGGGGGCTCGCCGCGATGGTCCGCGACGTGCTGGCCGCGCACGCGGACGTGCCGTTGAGCGTGACCGAGATCAGCCGGGAAATCCCCGGCCGGTCCTCCGGGGCGATCAACGCCTCCTGCGAGGCGATGACGGGCCGCGGCGAGGCGTCCCTCGTCGAGGGCAGGCCGAAGCGGTACCGGATCACGCCCGCCGGCCGCGCGCTGGCCACCACCGCCGCTGCCGCGACCGGCAGCTGA
- a CDS encoding DUF3846 domain-containing protein: protein MIIVLVIPAAPTAPIHRRRLDPADIPAMERIVGGGLHPVSLTDPESSLYLPAPGPKTRPINRPLNERATALAAFHIRPFQPQRVLRGDAILTGPTDEDGQDTDAPDDLIRILDSSRVCVRTRNRGDRRWSSAGDAYPGLCHAYIHTCKAVLRIPVEDRPLIRIIAASHIARERKGNQP, encoded by the coding sequence GTGATCATCGTCCTGGTGATTCCAGCGGCCCCGACCGCCCCGATACATCGACGCCGTCTCGACCCCGCCGACATTCCCGCGATGGAAAGGATCGTCGGAGGAGGCTTGCATCCGGTCAGCCTCACCGACCCGGAAAGCAGCCTCTACCTCCCCGCTCCAGGCCCGAAAACCCGGCCCATCAACCGGCCCCTCAACGAGAGAGCGACCGCGCTGGCCGCGTTCCACATCCGCCCGTTCCAACCGCAGAGAGTCCTTCGGGGTGACGCGATCCTTACCGGCCCCACGGATGAGGACGGTCAGGACACCGACGCACCCGACGACCTGATCCGGATTCTCGATTCCTCTCGAGTCTGTGTCCGGACCAGAAACCGTGGCGACCGGCGGTGGAGCAGTGCGGGTGATGCCTACCCCGGCCTGTGTCACGCCTATATCCACACCTGCAAAGCCGTCCTTCGGATACCGGTCGAGGACAGGCCGCTCATCCGCATCATTGCCGCCTCCCACATCGCACGCGAAAGAAAAGGAAACCAGCCATGA
- a CDS encoding DUF3846 domain-containing protein, whose amino-acid sequence MIRVLTLPADRTAPHSLTQMSPTDLRGFQHLVGGSIEGVDLPYSGSLYANEDGIALRLPLNERATALVAFHTSLFTREQVIVGDVYLTGPGDAQGLDTDVPDTIVQLLTASPIQLQASENGGDWTDHGAYPDLVDAYTSVWAASMLLTHFEPGKRFAVRAVPAVTAAEQPTGSSAGTGPDEEAVWTVWGDRVDPYAVRQPREQAQAAVDTATAEGDTGVYAQHPDGTTLTPTPTQ is encoded by the coding sequence ATGATCCGAGTGCTCACGCTGCCCGCCGACAGGACAGCCCCGCACTCCCTCACACAGATGAGCCCGACGGACCTGCGCGGATTCCAGCACCTCGTCGGAGGATCGATCGAAGGCGTCGACCTCCCCTACTCCGGGTCCCTCTACGCCAACGAGGACGGCATCGCGCTACGCCTTCCCCTCAACGAGCGTGCCACCGCACTGGTCGCGTTCCACACCAGCCTGTTCACCCGGGAGCAGGTCATTGTCGGTGACGTCTACCTCACCGGGCCTGGCGACGCGCAGGGCTTGGACACCGATGTGCCCGACACGATCGTCCAGCTGCTCACCGCCTCACCGATCCAGCTTCAGGCGAGCGAGAACGGCGGGGACTGGACGGATCACGGGGCCTACCCCGACCTGGTCGACGCCTACACCTCCGTCTGGGCGGCGTCCATGCTCCTGACGCATTTCGAGCCCGGTAAACGCTTTGCCGTCCGCGCGGTCCCAGCGGTCACCGCCGCCGAGCAGCCGACCGGTTCCAGCGCCGGCACCGGGCCCGACGAGGAGGCGGTGTGGACCGTGTGGGGTGACCGCGTCGACCCCTACGCCGTCCGCCAGCCCCGCGAACAGGCGCAGGCCGCTGTCGACACCGCGACTGCCGAGGGAGACACCGGCGTGTACGCCCAGCACCCCGACGGCACCACCCTCACACCCACACCCACCCAATAG
- a CDS encoding protein kinase domain-containing protein, with translation MIVDRARVAALLPGYELGVELGVGAYGLVLAGRHRGLNRPVAIKVLSAGSDGPVGGFVTEAQLLANMDHPHIVRVHDYVEDDDLCLIVMEMLAGGTLARRRTGMRPEGACAVGLAVAAALTHAHGQGVLHRDIKTDNMLFDTAGLLKVTDFGIAKIMEGSAVTASAVVGTPPYMAPEQILEGRLGPATDLYALATVLYMLLTGAPPFDPKLPLHALWQHHLETVPAPPAGVPTPVAAVIMRNLAKDPAARHPSARAFALHLAGAAADSYGPGWTSRSGVVLRLDDDIRAATDRPATSTTRAGVVAGRTRPEDQRQSVSLSSPATSTSHNPVTATRPDDPPRSSPPSATIPADSDLRTPTRALPPGPETAGPDPSAPRRWLSLGRISPTGRPRWRYQRAALFAAAALAVSLTAVAILLSNRGTGPSTNAPNAANEPTSTPTPTPAVGPIGNPSGVAVGGDGALYLTDYSYNRVWKIDRAGQISTLAGTGTPGFSGDGGPATQAQLNSPLGVAVGGDGALYLTDYSNHRIRKIDRAGQISTLAGTGTPGFSGDGGPATQAQLNSPNGIAIGGDGTLYIADYGNSRIRKIDPAGQISTLAGTGTPGFSGDGGPATQAQLNRLDGVAVGGDGTLYLTDYDNSRIRKIDPAGQISTLAGTGTPGFSGDGGPATQAQFRSPFGVAVGGDGTLYLTDYDNGRIRKIDPAGQISTVAGTGTRGFSGDGGLATQAELDRPFGVAVGGDGTLYLSDSGNSRIRKIDPAGQISTLAQ, from the coding sequence ATGATCGTTGACCGGGCGCGGGTCGCCGCTTTGCTGCCTGGCTATGAGCTGGGCGTCGAACTCGGCGTCGGCGCGTACGGGCTGGTGCTCGCCGGCCGGCACCGCGGACTCAACCGGCCGGTCGCCATCAAGGTTCTGTCCGCGGGTTCGGATGGGCCCGTCGGCGGGTTCGTCACCGAAGCACAGCTGCTCGCCAATATGGATCATCCCCATATCGTGCGGGTCCACGACTATGTCGAGGACGACGACCTCTGCCTGATCGTCATGGAGATGCTGGCCGGGGGAACCCTGGCCCGCCGCCGCACGGGGATGCGACCGGAGGGGGCCTGCGCTGTCGGCCTGGCCGTCGCGGCGGCTCTCACCCACGCCCACGGCCAAGGGGTGCTGCACCGCGACATCAAGACTGACAACATGCTCTTCGACACCGCTGGTCTCCTGAAGGTGACCGACTTCGGCATCGCAAAGATCATGGAAGGGTCCGCGGTCACCGCCAGCGCGGTCGTGGGCACCCCGCCGTACATGGCTCCCGAGCAGATCCTCGAAGGCCGGTTGGGACCGGCCACCGACCTCTATGCCCTGGCAACCGTGCTCTACATGCTGTTGACCGGCGCGCCGCCGTTCGACCCGAAACTACCGCTACACGCGTTGTGGCAGCACCACCTGGAGACGGTCCCCGCCCCACCCGCCGGTGTCCCCACCCCGGTGGCGGCGGTGATCATGCGCAACCTCGCCAAGGACCCGGCGGCCCGCCATCCCTCGGCGCGTGCCTTCGCCCTCCACCTGGCCGGGGCCGCCGCCGACAGCTACGGCCCCGGCTGGACCTCCCGGTCCGGTGTCGTGCTGCGTCTCGACGACGACATACGTGCGGCCACCGACAGGCCAGCGACGTCCACTACGCGGGCCGGCGTGGTCGCCGGGCGAACCCGGCCAGAAGATCAACGCCAGTCTGTGTCGCTCTCTTCACCCGCCACGTCCACCTCGCATAACCCAGTGACCGCGACACGGCCAGACGATCCTCCCCGATCTTCCCCACCGTCCGCGACCATCCCCGCCGACTCGGATCTCAGGACACCCACGCGTGCACTCCCACCCGGTCCGGAAACCGCAGGCCCTGACCCTTCAGCCCCGCGCCGCTGGCTCTCGCTAGGCCGTATCTCACCCACGGGCCGGCCGCGCTGGCGTTACCAGCGGGCCGCCCTATTCGCCGCCGCGGCGCTCGCAGTAAGCCTCACGGCAGTCGCGATCTTGTTATCGAATAGAGGAACCGGCCCGTCCACCAACGCCCCTAACGCCGCCAACGAGCCGACCAGCACCCCCACGCCCACCCCTGCTGTCGGCCCAATCGGCAACCCGTCCGGGGTCGCGGTCGGCGGCGATGGCGCCCTCTACCTGACCGACTACAGCTACAACCGGGTCTGGAAGATCGACCGGGCGGGGCAGATCAGCACCCTCGCTGGCACCGGCACTCCGGGATTCTCCGGGGACGGCGGGCCAGCCACCCAGGCCCAGCTGAACAGCCCGTTGGGCGTGGCGGTCGGCGGTGACGGCGCCCTCTACCTGACCGACTACAGCAACCACCGGATCCGGAAGATCGACCGGGCGGGGCAGATCAGCACCCTCGCTGGCACCGGCACCCCGGGATTCTCCGGGGACGGCGGGCCAGCCACCCAGGCCCAGCTGAACAGCCCGAACGGGATAGCGATCGGCGGTGACGGCACCCTCTACATCGCCGATTACGGCAACAGCCGGATCCGGAAGATCGACCCGGCAGGGCAGATCAGCACCCTCGCTGGCACCGGCACCCCGGGATTCTCCGGGGACGGCGGGCCAGCCACCCAGGCCCAGTTAAACCGCTTGGATGGGGTGGCAGTCGGCGGTGACGGCACCCTCTACCTCACCGACTACGACAACAGCCGGATCCGGAAGATCGACCCGGCAGGGCAGATCAGCACCCTCGCTGGCACCGGCACCCCGGGATTCTCCGGGGACGGCGGGCCAGCCACCCAGGCCCAGTTTCGCAGCCCGTTCGGGGTGGCAGTCGGCGGTGACGGCACCCTCTACCTCACCGACTACGACAACGGCCGGATCCGGAAGATCGACCCGGCAGGGCAGATCAGCACCGTCGCCGGCACCGGCACAAGGGGATTCTCCGGGGACGGCGGGCTAGCCACCCAAGCCGAGCTAGACCGCCCGTTCGGGGTGGCGGTCGGCGGTGACGGCACCCTCTACCTCAGTGACAGCGGCAACAGCCGGATCCGGAAGATCGACCCGGCAGGGCAGATCAGCACCCTCGCCCAGTAG
- a CDS encoding helix-turn-helix domain-containing protein, with protein sequence MDADALKAQLAARFRQLTDEQGLSGVDLETRTTYHRNNVYWIRNASRLPPRHVIAAYDAALGTGTELTELADRIRAAQQATRLHTLTDLAQRGSAEGTGNMTVEPAEEVSPTSPTNRRALIGGAVGGLFASAGTAAAISDRIADASVAPRTLREIERDVHEIAAVYTSTPAVALVPRVEEGWLRAEQLLDGRVRGKTRSTLDLRAGQYSLYLALTANDLGRISVADTYLDLAGQHADEADDRLLADCVAVLESSFAFFRNQPHHAQQVAAERRPAAHPYARPMLAACESRAAARGGDAPAARYALDDMWAHLWTGPTLPGTVAVDEDQALAHSAATLSQLADPGAEEHARRAIASYTDSGRDGNLGGSYNALARSFLRRPEPDPEQAAAAAHAAVTAVGQQRTSWVIDVAAQMWQQMDTRWPELPAVRTLGEITTQPRRALPPADL encoded by the coding sequence GTGGATGCCGATGCGTTGAAAGCCCAGCTCGCGGCACGTTTCCGGCAGCTCACCGACGAGCAGGGCCTCAGCGGTGTGGACCTGGAGACCCGGACGACCTACCACCGCAACAACGTGTACTGGATACGGAACGCCTCGCGGTTGCCGCCCCGCCACGTCATCGCCGCCTACGACGCGGCGCTTGGCACGGGCACCGAGCTCACCGAACTCGCCGACCGGATCCGCGCCGCCCAGCAGGCAACCCGCCTGCACACCCTCACCGATCTCGCACAAAGGGGTAGCGCCGAGGGCACGGGAAACATGACAGTGGAACCAGCCGAGGAGGTGAGTCCCACGAGTCCGACCAATCGACGCGCGCTTATCGGCGGTGCCGTGGGCGGGTTGTTCGCGAGTGCGGGCACCGCTGCCGCGATCTCCGACCGCATCGCGGACGCCAGCGTGGCGCCTCGCACCCTGCGAGAGATCGAACGTGACGTACACGAGATCGCCGCGGTCTACACCAGTACCCCCGCCGTCGCCCTCGTTCCCCGGGTGGAAGAAGGGTGGCTGCGCGCCGAGCAGCTCCTCGACGGCCGTGTGCGCGGGAAAACCCGCAGCACTCTCGATCTCCGTGCTGGCCAGTACTCGCTCTACCTCGCTCTCACCGCGAACGACCTTGGTCGTATCAGCGTCGCCGACACCTATCTGGATCTTGCTGGGCAGCACGCCGACGAAGCCGACGACAGGCTTCTCGCTGACTGCGTCGCCGTCCTCGAGTCCAGTTTCGCGTTCTTCCGTAACCAGCCCCACCATGCCCAGCAGGTCGCAGCCGAGCGTCGACCGGCGGCCCACCCCTACGCCCGGCCGATGCTCGCCGCGTGCGAGTCACGGGCCGCCGCCCGCGGCGGCGATGCCCCGGCCGCCCGCTACGCCCTCGACGACATGTGGGCCCATCTATGGACAGGACCCACCCTGCCCGGCACCGTCGCCGTCGACGAGGACCAAGCCCTGGCACACAGCGCGGCGACCTTGTCTCAGCTCGCTGACCCCGGCGCCGAAGAGCATGCCCGCCGCGCCATCGCCAGCTACACCGACTCCGGCCGCGACGGGAACCTCGGCGGCTCCTACAACGCCCTCGCGCGCAGTTTCCTGCGCCGTCCCGAGCCGGACCCCGAGCAGGCCGCTGCCGCAGCCCACGCCGCCGTCACCGCTGTCGGCCAGCAGCGCACCAGCTGGGTCATCGACGTCGCCGCCCAGATGTGGCAGCAGATGGACACCCGCTGGCCCGAACTACCCGCCGTCCGCACCCTCGGCGAAATCACCACCCAACCCCGCCGAGCCCTGCCCCCCGCCGACCTCTGA
- the fxlM gene encoding methyltransferase, FxLD system yields the protein MPAGEASWLRAAMVEQILAVERVSPAVEAALRMVPRHEFLPGSSAEVAYEDSAVVTKRAFDGSAVRTALRPSVVAVMVEQLRVEPGHMILQVGADGYTAALLAELVGSAGSVVMIDRDQEAVHQARTCLNAAGYTDVAALVSNGHFGFPLRAPFDRILVAGPSRDIPPAWINQLVDGGGRIVLPLQIRGLSRSVGFARHGEILVSESLRPCDFPRMHGAGARQRATVILAAGVELEVSVAQDVNADTLREALLGPRHVLHTGVTLPPGGALLPSLDLWLATVRTHYGRLYAEQIADQRTPFAPPVPAGVSAVWSECTLAYLTYPVPDTATGADLDVSVIAWGPDRFRLGDLLAYDVQVWESQRRGGPDPTIRVYPSTIGWESLPPGRLIDTPSAQIMITWD from the coding sequence ATGCCCGCCGGGGAGGCGTCGTGGCTGCGCGCGGCGATGGTCGAGCAGATCCTGGCCGTGGAGCGGGTCTCGCCCGCGGTCGAGGCGGCGCTGCGCATGGTGCCGCGGCATGAGTTCCTCCCTGGCAGCTCCGCCGAGGTGGCGTACGAGGACAGCGCCGTGGTCACGAAACGGGCGTTTGATGGGAGCGCGGTCCGTACGGCGCTGCGGCCGTCGGTGGTCGCGGTGATGGTGGAGCAGCTGCGGGTCGAACCCGGCCACATGATCCTTCAGGTGGGCGCCGACGGGTACACCGCGGCGTTGCTCGCCGAGCTGGTCGGGTCGGCGGGGTCGGTGGTGATGATCGACCGTGATCAGGAGGCGGTCCACCAGGCCCGCACCTGCCTGAACGCGGCGGGGTACACCGACGTCGCGGCGCTGGTCAGCAACGGGCATTTCGGATTCCCGCTGCGGGCCCCGTTCGATCGGATTCTTGTGGCCGGGCCCTCGAGGGACATCCCACCGGCATGGATCAACCAGCTGGTAGACGGCGGGGGGCGGATCGTGCTCCCGTTGCAGATCCGGGGCCTGTCGCGGTCGGTCGGGTTCGCCCGCCATGGGGAGATCCTGGTCTCGGAGTCGCTCCGGCCCTGCGACTTCCCGCGGATGCACGGCGCGGGCGCCCGGCAGCGTGCCACGGTCATCCTCGCGGCGGGGGTCGAGCTGGAGGTCAGTGTGGCCCAGGACGTCAACGCCGACACGCTGCGGGAGGCACTGCTCGGACCGCGTCACGTGCTGCACACCGGGGTGACGCTTCCCCCGGGCGGCGCTCTGCTTCCGAGCCTGGATCTGTGGCTGGCGACCGTGCGCACGCACTACGGCCGGCTGTACGCCGAACAGATCGCCGACCAGCGGACCCCGTTCGCCCCGCCGGTCCCGGCGGGGGTGTCGGCGGTGTGGTCCGAGTGCACTCTCGCCTACCTCACCTATCCCGTCCCGGACACGGCGACCGGCGCGGATCTCGACGTCAGTGTGATCGCCTGGGGTCCGGATCGGTTCCGGCTCGGGGACCTCCTGGCCTATGACGTTCAGGTCTGGGAGTCCCAGCGTCGTGGCGGGCCGGACCCCACGATCCGGGTCTACCCCTCCACCATCGGCTGGGAGTCGCTGCCACCGGGCCGGCTGATCGATACCCCTTCCGCCCAAATCATGATCACCTGGGATTGA
- a CDS encoding tetratricopeptide repeat protein, which yields MDIGAVVARVSQALGADPREIDRVCQDVAAVLVGAGVEPPVQVRSVDAADPWLLLGYRYWQCRVRAEPTVQVAAACARWVEAHVEPAHRAEIVQRWALDYAFLTRDTVDSAHDLAVAAGRIVRDGPGSALVAAFATAYHAGKLRSNLHFDELHQFLEPNGSVWAVAAGAHHDSEPLLDALRAFAAFGSRQITTEHATGLLAQAWTAPGRSRQVVEVCLDALVVAPPFPGQGELLRAHAAEAVTAFPEDHQVRFCLAVGLRRCGRFHEARASLDAASRLLPAGMIEATQSKLLREREIIEAGLRHASRAARHGDLHDHQRAGQALRRRAGDPAIVIRLLGLVAAFTVVIVVVTSQLTPVRSPSLRDRVEMEATLGGCAPAVHGDQSGGGLGRDTTASVRGLGPRQVLPCDPGEAGRTGARTFARTFTW from the coding sequence ATGGACATCGGCGCGGTCGTGGCGCGGGTCTCGCAGGCCCTCGGTGCCGACCCGCGGGAGATCGACCGGGTGTGTCAGGACGTGGCTGCTGTTCTGGTCGGGGCGGGGGTGGAGCCTCCGGTCCAGGTCCGGTCGGTGGATGCCGCGGATCCGTGGCTGCTCCTGGGGTACCGGTACTGGCAGTGCCGGGTGCGGGCCGAGCCGACGGTGCAGGTCGCGGCGGCGTGCGCGCGCTGGGTGGAGGCACACGTCGAGCCGGCGCACCGTGCCGAGATCGTTCAGCGGTGGGCGCTTGACTATGCCTTCCTTACCCGGGACACGGTCGACTCGGCGCATGACCTGGCCGTGGCGGCCGGCAGGATCGTGCGGGACGGTCCCGGCTCGGCGCTGGTCGCCGCGTTCGCGACCGCCTATCACGCGGGCAAGTTGCGGTCGAACCTGCACTTTGACGAGCTGCACCAATTCCTGGAGCCGAACGGGTCGGTGTGGGCGGTCGCCGCGGGCGCGCACCATGACAGCGAGCCGTTGCTGGATGCATTGCGGGCGTTCGCCGCGTTCGGGAGCCGTCAGATCACTACCGAGCATGCCACCGGGCTGCTCGCGCAGGCGTGGACGGCGCCGGGGCGGTCACGGCAGGTCGTCGAGGTCTGCCTGGACGCGCTGGTGGTGGCGCCCCCGTTCCCCGGGCAGGGGGAGTTGCTGCGCGCGCACGCGGCCGAGGCAGTCACGGCTTTTCCCGAGGATCATCAGGTTCGGTTCTGTCTGGCGGTCGGGTTGCGGCGATGCGGTCGCTTCCACGAGGCACGAGCCTCCCTTGACGCTGCCAGCCGGCTTCTGCCCGCTGGCATGATCGAGGCCACCCAGAGCAAGCTCCTGCGGGAACGGGAGATCATCGAAGCGGGGCTGCGGCACGCCTCCCGCGCCGCGAGACACGGCGACCTCCACGATCACCAGCGAGCCGGCCAGGCGCTGCGCCGCAGGGCGGGCGACCCGGCGATCGTGATCCGTCTGCTCGGGCTGGTCGCCGCGTTCACGGTGGTCATCGTGGTCGTCACCAGCCAGCTGACGCCGGTCAGGTCGCCGTCGTTGCGGGACCGTGTCGAGATGGAAGCCACGCTGGGGGGGTGCGCTCCTGCTGTTCACGGTGATCAGTCTGGTGGCGGTCTCGGTCGTGACACGACGGCGTCCGTGAGGGGCCTCGGTCCGCGCCAGGTGCTCCCGTGTGACCCGGGTGAGGCTGGCCGGACCGGGGCCCGGACCTTCGCGAGGACTTTTACCTGGTGA
- a CDS encoding helix-turn-helix domain-containing protein → MRISELGFDNLDEFSEQVWRTVARHPYCDVDMLAEWLDRPEPLIEAEIDRLIDAGLLRQVGRQWEPQDPVKVLQARHAEQEAALAAARAKMADERARLYRSGLFGDYVTGRQRTGTSAGIQLLTRDEIFHQMAELTAQSTSSVRFLQNGPPPPGLGGHVPDLLATAAARGVQITSVWASPALTAAQHRHPARRLPPMGHIRIAPAVPMRTMIWDTTAALVPVRDDDLDQGGLVTVAPTLVRAVTEMVTRIEQAIPTQRHPAIAEEPAALRRQRALLLLLDRGFDYTRAARELGVSDRTVKRDVADLCHRLGASTPFQLGAAATRAGLLHHRPASTTSPPPPGGQHTRSHQQ, encoded by the coding sequence GTGAGAATCTCCGAGCTGGGATTCGACAACTTGGACGAATTCTCCGAGCAGGTCTGGCGGACCGTGGCACGCCACCCCTACTGCGACGTCGACATGCTCGCCGAATGGCTCGACCGCCCCGAGCCCCTCATCGAAGCCGAAATCGACCGGCTCATCGACGCCGGCCTGCTCCGCCAGGTCGGCCGCCAGTGGGAACCCCAGGACCCCGTCAAAGTCCTCCAGGCCCGCCACGCCGAACAAGAGGCCGCCCTCGCCGCCGCACGCGCCAAGATGGCCGACGAACGGGCCCGGCTCTACCGATCCGGCCTCTTCGGGGACTACGTCACCGGCCGGCAACGCACCGGGACCAGCGCCGGCATCCAACTCCTGACCCGTGACGAGATCTTCCACCAGATGGCCGAACTCACCGCCCAGAGCACCAGCAGCGTGCGTTTCCTGCAGAACGGGCCGCCACCGCCCGGCCTCGGCGGCCACGTCCCCGATCTCCTGGCCACCGCCGCCGCCCGCGGCGTACAGATCACCAGCGTGTGGGCATCCCCCGCCCTCACCGCCGCGCAACACCGCCACCCCGCCCGGCGCCTACCCCCCATGGGACACATCCGCATCGCCCCCGCCGTCCCCATGCGCACCATGATCTGGGACACCACCGCCGCGCTCGTCCCCGTCCGTGACGACGACCTCGACCAAGGCGGCCTCGTCACCGTCGCCCCCACCCTGGTACGGGCGGTCACCGAGATGGTCACCCGGATCGAACAGGCCATCCCCACCCAACGCCACCCGGCCATAGCCGAGGAACCCGCCGCGCTCCGCCGCCAACGGGCACTGCTGCTGCTACTCGACCGCGGCTTCGACTACACCCGCGCCGCCCGCGAACTCGGCGTCTCCGACCGCACCGTCAAACGCGACGTCGCCGACCTCTGCCACCGCCTCGGCGCCAGCACCCCCTTCCAACTCGGCGCCGCCGCCACCCGCGCCGGCCTCCTCCACCACCGCCCCGCCTCCACCACGTCACCCCCACCACCCGGCGGGCAGCACACCCGGTCACACCAGCAGTGA